The Fundulus heteroclitus isolate FHET01 chromosome 13, MU-UCD_Fhet_4.1, whole genome shotgun sequence genome contains a region encoding:
- the mllt11 gene encoding protein AF1q, with amino-acid sequence MEKSNSQYDSFLFWRQPIPSLDLSELEDLGLTAGAPSSSSKGKDKASQQRGQNPEDEFPEFSSFNYWRAPIADVDALLADLNLLP; translated from the exons ATGGAGAAATCTAACAGCCAGTACGACTCGTTCCTCTTCTGGAGGCAGCCCATCCCGTCCCTCGACCTGTCGGAGCTGGAAGACCTGGGGCTCACCGCCGGCGCgccgagcagcagcagcaaaggaAAGGACAAGGCGTCCCAGCAGCGAGGACAGAACCCCGAG GACGAGTTCCCTGAGTTCTCCTCCTTTAATTACTGGAGAGCTCCCATCGCTGATGTGGACGCCCTGCTGGCTGATCTGAACCTGCTGCCCTGa